The DNA region cgaggggacggtctaaagttatactgttacatttacAAGAATGTGCATGCATAATACACACTGAGTGACCAGGGGAAGCCAGGTGAAAGCTTTGAATCCTTATTGAAGtcgcttgttaaatccacttcaatcagtgtagatgaaggggagaaaacaggttaaagaaggatttttaagccttgagacatttgagacatggattgtgtatcaaatcaaatcaaatttgtcacatgcttacttaccagcccttaaccaacaatgcagttttaagaaaatacctaaaataaGTAagcgattaaaaaaaaataataataattaatgagcagcagtaaataacaataacggggctatatacagggggtaccggtacagagtcaatgtggaggctatatacagggggtaccggtacagagtcaatgtgcgggggcaccggtgtcgaggtaattgaggtagttaTGTGTATGCaggtagggttattaaagtggctatgcatagatagagtaacagcagtgtgtggggggggggcaaatagtctgggtagccatttcattagctgttcaggagtcttatgtgtgccattcagagggtgaatgggcaagacgaaAGATAAGAGCCTTTGAacagtgtatggtagtaggtgccaggcacaccggtttgagtgtgtcaagaacagcaatgctgctgggtttttcacactaaGTTTCTCATGTGTATGAAGAATGGTTCACCACAGAAAaaccatccagccaacttgacacaactgtgaaaagcattggagtaaacatgggccagcatccctgtagaatgctcgacaccttgtagagtccatgcctggAAGAAttgtctgttctgagggcagaagTGTATGCAacccaatattaggaaggtgttcctaatgttttgtacactgtgtatatgaCCTTACACAAATGTAAGAAACATTTTAAATTAAGTTTTAGTCAAATATATcggtttgggcttcttgcagtcaacaAATTATTTAcaattatgttccagccccctgaCCATGCGCTCCAAAAATAATGAatgtcatttattttttttaattagttTTTAATTTTTTggtaatattattttttttaaacggcctaaagctgaatctagttgatgatccctgctccaCAGCTTTCTCAAATCGTCTTTCCTTGTGCCTCATCCTCAAAATACATTGGAAGACATGGTGAAAACTTCCTTGGAACTTCTCCAATGTGTTGAGAAAGAGGTAATGAAAGATCCACGAGGAAGAACAATTATTGAGAAAGCGATTGTTACATATCAGAGGCATGTATGTTCTGAACCACATTATTTTATCTGAACATTCCTCCACATTGTATAATACAATAAATAGTAACGTTGAAACTAAATAAAAGTGCACACACCACATACAGATTTatcaaaaaacatttttatttacacgACTTTGCTTTACGGTCTCTCTCGTTCATCTCTTTTGGAGAATCTAACAacactaaataaaaataaactaaaacGTTCTACCGCTTCAAAGTGTCTTTAAAGATGGACATCTTCTCCACATTTTCCATACAGAATTAGAATGCACAGTAGTTCAGGGGGTACTAGTTCAGGGGGTACTAGTTCAGGGGGTACTAGTTCAGGGGGGTACTAGTTCAGGGGGGTACTAGTTCAGGGGGGTACTAGTTCAGGGGGTACTAGTTCAGGGGGTACTAGTTCAGGGGGTACTAGTTCAGGGGGGTACTAGTTCAGGGGGTACTAGTTCAGGGGGGGTACTAGTTCAGGGGGGTACTGTAGACAGAGGAGCCGCTGTGGCcacacttggggggggggggggggggtcctagaAGGCCAGTTTCTTCATAAGCAGATAGACTCGGGAGTCCACTTCAAAGCCGTGCAGATTGTTGGCATCACCTTGTAGCCTCATCAATAGGCCTCCGTAAGACACATAGGCAGAGCTGTAAGGAGGAAGGAcagcgcacaaacacacacacacacaccattaataattatgctgtggtcTAAATGAAGGAGCATTGGACAAAACATTGGACAAAAACCGACAAGCTGAAtgcacaacattttttttttaaagaaaataataaGATAGTTGATTATTTTCCTTTCCCATTCCTACTAAAACTTGTGTTTGATTGAACATCACTACTGGATTGTCACTCACAGACGTGTAGCTGCTTCCGTAGAGGTCTCGTCACCCTCAATCTTGTACACCTTGCCATACATCACATAGTCAAACTGATCCGCCCTGACAGAGAGAAACATGGTTCAGACAAAACAATTTCCAGGAAATCAATGTCGCCCAATATTAAATGTATTCTACATCCAACACAGCAGTTTCACAATAATATACCTGGATGGCCGATCATCCTGTGGATTATATTCCCCATCGTCAGGAGTTCCATCTTCATATAGTGTGCTGGCTATTACCAATCTGAACTTGTCACCTAGAGGGATAGTTGGAAATGCATAAAATATCCAAAACAGGCTGCTACAACAGCAATCAAGTACACATTTACTTAAACGATTTTATTAGAAATTAGACAAGACACATTCACACGTCACTTACCAAGGTCAACAGGATAGATCTGAATGTTTACATCCAAGATGAGGTCCATCTTGAAGGACTCACTTTCACAGTGCAGACGAGAAACTGAAAGAAAAGACAAAACCACAAGAAATTATTGTAGCTACTACATAATGCAGACAGATTTATTTACCAAATTTGAGACATGAAGTGCTGTAAAGCTAGCCCAAGCGTATTCCAAACTCTCACCTCTGTCAAATTTCATCCCATCTGGATCGATGTCTTTCACGTCAAAGATGTCCTCAAACAATATACCAGCCATGTCTGTTCTGGTCTAGTGCCCTGGTCAATGAAACACAGAAAACCCTTCCAGCTTAAACTTTACATTGTGCTGGTAGCTAGCCAAATCATAGAAGCTAACTACTTTTCCTTGTATTGATGAACACATATTCTTCCCGGGGGACTTTTGTTAAAAAAGCCCAGACCGTTTTTCTAAACGTCAACCCCAACCGCAAGCGACGAGTGTATTGGAAACATAAGGAAAGTATGTTTCATATCAGCGACAAATAACTTTCAAAAAACAAAAAGGTTAAATAcggaaaaatacgaggtcaaTTAATGACGTCAGTGACGTTCAGGtcggaggactagaaaaaggaccGAGTTGGGTGTCGGTTCACATCCGATGTTTCCAAAGTTAAAACGAGGCATTAACTATCTACTAGCGTGTCCTGGACACCTGTGGTTCGTCAACTGGAGGCACACAGCGTATGGATCTGTGCAAATGGGCTTATGTTATATAAATTATATGATTATTATAAAGATTTTATTTCTGATGTTTCAAAATCCGTTTCGCTAGCGATGT from Oncorhynchus mykiss isolate Arlee chromosome 1, USDA_OmykA_1.1, whole genome shotgun sequence includes:
- the polr2h gene encoding DNA-directed RNA polymerases I, II, and III subunit RPABC3, with amino-acid sequence MAGILFEDIFDVKDIDPDGMKFDRVSRLHCESESFKMDLILDVNIQIYPVDLGDKFRLVIASTLYEDGTPDDGEYNPQDDRPSRADQFDYVMYGKVYKIEGDETSTEAATRLSAYVSYGGLLMRLQGDANNLHGFEVDSRVYLLMKKLAF